The nucleotide sequence CCGGCCGGGAACGCCCGGCCGGGCCGCGGTCATGATCACCAGCAGTCAGCGACGTGATGTCACGGGACCAGGTTCTCCAGCAGTTCGGTCACCAGCGCCGCCACCGGCGAACGCTCCGACCGGGTGAGCGTGACGTGGGCGAACAGCGGGTGCCCCTTCAGCGCCTCGATCACCGCCGCGACCCCGTCGTGCCGCCCCACCCGTAGGTTGTCGCGCTGGGCCACGTCGTGGGTGAGCACCACCCGGGAGTTCTGCCCGATCCGGGAGAGCACGGTCAGCAGCACGTTGCGCTCCAGCGACTGCGCCTCGTCGACGATCACGAAGGCGTCGTGCAGGGAACGGCCGCGGATGTGGGTGAGCGGGAGCACCTCCAGCATGCCCCGGGCCATCACCTCCTCGACCACCTCGGGCGCGACCAGCGCGCCGAGGGTGTCGAAAACCGCCTGGGCCCAGGGGTTCATCTTCTCCGACTCGGACCCGGGCAGGTAGCCGAGCTCCTGGCCGCCGACCGCGTAGAGCGGGCGGAACACCATGATCTTGCGGTGCTGCCCGCGCTCCAGCACGGCCTCCAGCCCGGCGCACAGGGCCAGCGCCGACTTACCGGTGCCGGCCCGGCCACCCATCGACACGATGCCGATCTCGGAGTCGAGCAGCAGGTCGATGGCGATGCGCTGCTCGGCGCTGCGGCCGTGCACCCCGAACACCTCGCGGTCGCCGCGCACCAGCTTGACCTTCTTGTCCGGCGTGACCCGGCCCAGCGCCGACCCGTTCGGCGAGACGATCACCAGCCCGGTGTGACAGGGCAGATCGCGGGCCATGTCCACGTCCAGCGTCTCGCCCGCATACAGCGCGCCCACCTCGGTGGCGTCCAGCTCCAGCTCGTCCAGCCCGGTCCAGCCCGAGTCCACGGCCAGACCTGCCTGGTACTCCTCCGCCGCCAGCCCGATCGCCGAGGCCTTGATCCGCATCGGCAGGTCTTTGCTGACCAGCGTCACCGAGCTGCCCTCGGAAGCCAGGCTGCGGGCCACCGCCAGGATCCGGCTGTCGTTGTCGGTGCTGCGGAAACCGTCTGGCAGCACGGCCAGATCGGCGTGGTTGAGCTCGACCCGGAGCGTGCCCCCGGCCTCCCCGATCGGCATCGGCGCGTCCAGCCGCCCGTGCCGGATCCTCAGGTCGTCGAGCAGACGCAGGGCCTGACGCGCGAAGTACCCGAGCTCGGGGTGGTTGCGCTTCCCCTCGAGCTCGGTGATCACGACGACGGGGAGAACGACCTCGTGCTCGGCGAAGCGGTGGATCGCCTTCGGGTCGGACAGCAGGACGGACGTGTCGAGCACGAACGTCCTCCCCGCTGAAGCCGCAGGCTCGCTGGCAGAGGTCTGGGTGAAACTACCGGGCAATGCCACGGTGAACTCCCCTCGCTGGAGGACTACGAGCGCCTCGCCTGGCAACGACGTATTGCCTGGCGGCATGCGACGCTACGCGGAGGTACCACCGTCGCTATCCGGACCGCCCGCCGTCAACCGTTTGCACGTAAACGGCTTTGACGTGACGCGTGACGAAGCCGACGGCCAATCACGGATCGATATCCGCGTTATCACACCCAGGTTACGAGTCCCTGACCAGAAGGCCGTGGCCCTGGTCGCACGGACCGAACAGGGCGGCAGGTCAATACCGGCGAGGGATGGGGATTTCCAAAAAAAATAATGGACGACGGAGAGCCCGCACGGGCTCTCCGTCGTCCATTATTGTGGGTTGTCTAAGCCCCGTAACGGCGCTCGCGCTGGGCGTACTGCCGCAGGGCCCGCAGAAAGTCGACCTTGCGGAAGTCGGGCCACAGCGCCTCGCAGAACGAGAACTCGCTGTGCGCGCTCTGCCAGAGCAGGAAGCCGGACAGACGCTGCTCGCCCGAAGTGCGGATGACCAGGTCCGGATCGGGCTGGCCCTTGGTGTAGAGGTGCTCGGCGATGTGGTCGACGTCGAGGATCTCGGCGAGCTCCTCGATCGTGGTGCCGCGCGCGGCGTGGTCGGACAGCAGCGAGCGCACCGCGTCGGCGATCTCGCGGCGGCCGCCGTAGCCGATCGCGATGTTCACCATGCGCGGGCAGCCGACCTCGCGGGTCTGCTCCTCGAGTTCCTTGAGCCGGCCCGAGGTGGCCGCGGGCAGCAGGTCGAGGGCGCCCACCGGGTGCACCTGCCAGCGGCCGGTGGCCGCGATCTCGCCCGCGACACCCTCGGAGATCTGGAACAGCGCGGAGAGCTCCTCGGGCGAGCGCCCGGTGAGGTTGTCGGTGGACAGCA is from Kineosporia corallincola and encodes:
- a CDS encoding PhoH family protein, giving the protein MPGSFTQTSASEPAASAGRTFVLDTSVLLSDPKAIHRFAEHEVVLPVVVITELEGKRNHPELGYFARQALRLLDDLRIRHGRLDAPMPIGEAGGTLRVELNHADLAVLPDGFRSTDNDSRILAVARSLASEGSSVTLVSKDLPMRIKASAIGLAAEEYQAGLAVDSGWTGLDELELDATEVGALYAGETLDVDMARDLPCHTGLVIVSPNGSALGRVTPDKKVKLVRGDREVFGVHGRSAEQRIAIDLLLDSEIGIVSMGGRAGTGKSALALCAGLEAVLERGQHRKIMVFRPLYAVGGQELGYLPGSESEKMNPWAQAVFDTLGALVAPEVVEEVMARGMLEVLPLTHIRGRSLHDAFVIVDEAQSLERNVLLTVLSRIGQNSRVVLTHDVAQRDNLRVGRHDGVAAVIEALKGHPLFAHVTLTRSERSPVAALVTELLENLVP
- a CDS encoding isoprenyl transferase is translated as MGLRQLVYRAYQRNVLAGLSPQAIPRHIGVILDGNRRWAKNSGLDASGGHRAGAAKILEFLGWCDQVGVEVVTLWLLSTDNLTGRSPEELSALFQISEGVAGEIAATGRWQVHPVGALDLLPAATSGRLKELEEQTREVGCPRMVNIAIGYGGRREIADAVRSLLSDHAARGTTIEELAEILDVDHIAEHLYTKGQPDPDLVIRTSGEQRLSGFLLWQSAHSEFSFCEALWPDFRKVDFLRALRQYAQRERRYGA